The proteins below are encoded in one region of Apium graveolens cultivar Ventura chromosome 4, ASM990537v1, whole genome shotgun sequence:
- the LOC141719096 gene encoding uncharacterized protein LOC141719096: MSSLSTGLKKLNLDMSAAGERRMLQINELDEFRLQAYKNNKLYKENVKRWHDRRLVHKSFVPVKVAGPLIVKTVFPHGAMEIFDKLPDLAFKVNGKRLKHYFGDTMNREAVIAVLATT; the protein is encoded by the exons ATGTCATCGCTATCAACGGGTTTGAAGAAACTGAATCTTGACATGTCGGCTGCTGGAGAAAGGAGAATGCTCCAAATTAATGAGCTCGATGAGTTTCGTCTACAGGCTTACAAGAACAACAAGTTATACAAGGAGAACGTTAAGAGATGGCACGATAGGAGGTTGGTGCACAAGTCATTTGTGCCAG TCAAGGTAGCAGGGCCGTTAAtagtcaaaactgtgtttccgcatggTGCAATGGAAATTTTTGATAAGCTTCCGGACCTAGCATTTAAGGTTAATGGTaagagattgaagcattacttTGGTGATACGATGAACCGTGAAGCGGTGATCGCCGTTCTTGCTACGACTTGA